The Campylobacter concisus sequence AAATGAGCACTTTTTGCTTGATGCGATAAAATCTGGCAGGCCTATCATAGTTACAACTGCGCATTTTGGGCAGTGGGAGATATTTGGCCTAGCTGTCGCAGCTCGCTTTGGAGCCTCTTCAGCACTTGGCAGAAAGCTTGATAGCAGTGTCATGGATAAAATTTTAAGAGCAAATAGATCGCAGTTTGACGTGGAGCTAATAGATAAAGATGGTGGTGCAAAAGATATTTTAAAAGCGTTAAAAGCTAGGCGAATAGTAGGAATTTTAGTCGATCAAAATACCGCACCAAAAGATGGGATAAAGGTGAAATTTTTTGGCAAAGATGTGCTTCACACGCCAGCTGCGAGCGTGCTAGCGCAAAAGACAAATGCCCTTATCATAAATGCGTTTATCTACCAAAAAGAGAAAAATTTAAATGAAATTTACTTTGAGCAGCCTATAGACATAAGCACGTTTGACAAAGAAGAGGCCGTGCAAAAAGCGACACAAATGCAGTGTAGCGCGTGCGAAGCGATGGTGAGGGTAAGGCCAGAAGAGTACTTTTGGTTTCACCAAAGGTTTAAGAGATTTTACGAAAATGAGTATAAATGCTAAGTATCGTCATCTTAACTTTTAACAGCCAAAAATATCTACAAGAAGTGCTAGAAAGTACAAATTTTGCAAATGAGGTCATCGTGGTTGATAGTGGCTCAAGCGATGGCACAAAGCAAATTTGTAATGGCTTTAGCAATGTAAAATTTCACGAGCAAGCTTGGCTGGGATTTGGCGCGCAAAAGCAAAGAGGCGTGGATCTAGCCAAAAATGAGTGGGTATTTGTGCTTGATAGTGATGAGGTGATCACAAATGAGCTTAAAAATGAGATCATCAGCACACTAAAAGAGCCAAAATTTATGGCCTACAACGTAGCTAGGCTAAATTTTTTCTTTGGCAAATCGATCAAAAATATGGGGCTCTATCCAGACTATACAGTGAGGCTTTTTAACAAAAATTTTGCCAAATTTGATGGCAGAGCCGTGCATGAAAAAGTCATTTTAAATGACGGCTCACAAAAGCTTGGATCGCTTAAAAATCACTTCTTGCACTACGCGTACGAGAGCATCGAGCAGTTTATCGCCAAGCAAAATCGCTACTCAAGCATGGGGGCAAAAAGAAATTTATTTAAAGCTCTAACAAGCCCAGCTTGGACATTTTTTAAGCTTTATGTGCTAAAAGGTGGCTTTAAAGAGGGCTTTACTGGCTACGTTATAGCTAGACTTTACGCCCAGTACACATTTTGGAAATATATAAAATGAAAATACTTGTAATTAAATTTAGAAATATCGGCGACGTACTTTTGACTACGCCGCTCATTGAAAATTTGCACCACTACTACCCAGACGCAACCATAGACTTTGCCCTAAACAAAGGTACAGAAGCGATGATCGAAGGAAATCCTTACATAAACAAAATTCACATTTACGATAGACAAAGTGCAAATTCTGGCTTTTTAAAAAAACTAATTACCGAGATAAAATTTATAAAAGCCATCAAAAAAGAGAAGTACGATATGGCGGTGCAAACAACCACGGGGGATCGTGGTATCATCATCTCAAAATATGCAAAGATCAAAAAAATAGTAGGCTTTCTTGGCAAAAATCAATCAATAAATAAACTTCTAAACGTCAAAGCAAAATACTATGAAAATTTTTCACATACGATCGATCATAATCTAAACGCTTTAAGGGCTTTGGGATTTGAACCGGTTAGCAAAAAGGTGAGTGTATTTTCGGACGAGAGTGTGGAGCATCTAAATTTACCAAAACGCTTTGTACATATGCATCTTACAAGCCGCTGGATGTTTAAATGCGCAAATGATGAGAGTATGGCAGAGCTCATCGACTACTGCGAAAATGAGCTTGGTGTAAAGGTCGTGCTAACAAGTGATAATAAAGAAAATGAGCTAGAAAAGCTAGCAAGCGTACTAAAAATTTGTAAGAGCGAGCCTATAAATTTAGGTGGCAAGCTAAATTTGAAACAAACGATCGCCCTATCAAAGCACTCAAGCCTTTTTATCGGTGTTGATACTGCTATAATGCACATCGCTGCGGCAAATGACGTTCCAGTCATAGCCTTTTTTGGTCCAAGCAATGCTTTTGAGTGGGGGCCTTGGGATAACTCGCTTATGGAAAATGGCTACACAGCGCAAAATGGCATACAAAGCATGGGCAAGCATATCGTCTATCAAAAAGATTGGGACTTTGTGCCTTGCGATAAAGAGGGCATATCAAAGCATGGCATAGAAAAGACATTGATGGATTTTAGCGACGAAATGCCAAAAATAAAAGCCAAAATAAAAGAAATTTTAGGATAGGTAGATGAATATTCTTCACACGCAGACACTTTTTAACTGGGGTGGCGAGCAAAATAAGACGCTAAATGAGATGCGTTTTATGCGCGAGATGGGTCACAATGTCATACTTTTTTGCAACCCAAATTCTCAGATAGAAAGCGTTGCAAAAGAAGAAGGCTTTAGTGTTATAGCACAAGAGATGAATAAGAAAAATTTTCATAAAAGCGTACCAGCACTTTGCGAAGCAATAAGCTCGAACAAGATAGATGCCTTGATCACACATGGCTCTACTGATAGCTGGGTTGGAGCAATTGCTGGGCTATTTTACAGAAGCAAAGGCGTTAAATTTTACAAGGAAAGGCATAATCTTTTTCCTATAAAAGGCTTCCTTTCAAAACTAATGCACAAAAGACTATTTGATAAAATTTTATACATCTCAAATAGCGTCAAAGAGTACCTGCTAAGCATCGGCGTTAGCGAAGATAAGCTAGTTTTTATGCCAAGTACAGTCGATGTGGAGGCGATAGATGATACAAAAAGCACATTTAGAGATAAGTTTAATATATCTCAAGATGAGCTAGTTATCGGTACATTTACTTCGCTTTACCGCAAGAAAGGTGTCTACGACTTTGCAAATGCAGCAAAAGAGATTTTAAAAGAGAAGGACGCCACAATAGTTTTTGCAGGAAATATCAGCGAAAGCACAAAAAATGAGATTGCCTCGATTTTTAGCAAAAAAGATAAGATCATCTTCACTGGCTTTAGAAATGACGCGGCAAACGTTATAAAAAGCTTTGATATCTACGTATTTGCTTCGCACTCTGAGGGGCTTGGCACAGTTTTGCTTGAGGCGATGAGCTCAAAAGTGCCAGTTGTAGTCTATGATAACGCGCCGATGAACGTGCTAGTTAAAGATAAAGAGCGTGGGCTTTGTGCTAGAAATTTAGATGAAATTTCACTAAAAGAGTGCATTTTAGAGCTGATAAATGAGCCTGAAAAAGCCAAAATTTACTCACAAAACGCCTTTAAATTTGTGGATGAAAACTTTAGCCACAAGGCGCTAAAAGAAGCTATTAAAAATTTACTGGAGCAAAAATGAACTACCCAGTTTGCGTGCTAACGATGCACCACTGCAATAACAATGAAAATGACTTTGCCATTAAACCAGAGCTATTTAAAAAAGCGCTTCTTATGGCGCTTGATGAGGGCTATAAATTTATAAATTATGGCCAGTTTAAAGATATCGTTGCCAGCAGGTCAAAAGCCTCCAAAAAGAGCATTTTACTAACCTTTGATGATGGATATTTTGACAATTATAAATTTGCATTTCCTATCTTAAAAGAGCTAAATATCCCAGCCGTTTGCTTTTTGATAACAGACAAGATCAAGGATTTTAAAAGGCAAGACTACGACTTTGCATTTAAAGAACATAAAGAAATAGACTACGAAAAGGACGGTGAGTATTTTTTAAATTTAGACGAAATCAAAGAGATGCGAGATAGTGGGCTTTTTGAGTTTGACAGCCATACGGCGAGCCACTTTTCTTGCAAGAGCAACGATGAAGTAAAATTAAGAGAGGAATTTTCTAGCTCGCTGGCTAAGATAAAAGAGCTATTTCCTGAAAAACAAGAATTTGGCTTTTGCTTTCCCAAAGGGCACTTTAACGAGCTTTCACTAAAAGTTGTAAGAGAGTATTATGACTTTGCTTTTAGT is a genomic window containing:
- a CDS encoding glycosyltransferase family 2 protein; amino-acid sequence: MLSIVILTFNSQKYLQEVLESTNFANEVIVVDSGSSDGTKQICNGFSNVKFHEQAWLGFGAQKQRGVDLAKNEWVFVLDSDEVITNELKNEIISTLKEPKFMAYNVARLNFFFGKSIKNMGLYPDYTVRLFNKNFAKFDGRAVHEKVILNDGSQKLGSLKNHFLHYAYESIEQFIAKQNRYSSMGAKRNLFKALTSPAWTFFKLYVLKGGFKEGFTGYVIARLYAQYTFWKYIK
- a CDS encoding glycosyltransferase family 4 protein translates to MNILHTQTLFNWGGEQNKTLNEMRFMREMGHNVILFCNPNSQIESVAKEEGFSVIAQEMNKKNFHKSVPALCEAISSNKIDALITHGSTDSWVGAIAGLFYRSKGVKFYKERHNLFPIKGFLSKLMHKRLFDKILYISNSVKEYLLSIGVSEDKLVFMPSTVDVEAIDDTKSTFRDKFNISQDELVIGTFTSLYRKKGVYDFANAAKEILKEKDATIVFAGNISESTKNEIASIFSKKDKIIFTGFRNDAANVIKSFDIYVFASHSEGLGTVLLEAMSSKVPVVVYDNAPMNVLVKDKERGLCARNLDEISLKECILELINEPEKAKIYSQNAFKFVDENFSHKALKEAIKNLLEQK
- a CDS encoding lipid A biosynthesis lauroyl acyltransferase, whose amino-acid sequence is MDRLYLAGFYTLKFLIFLLPSSLQNMLAKFLAFAFMKLKKKRFHVVMTNLDLAFGETKTKEEKLEIAKKCYYNFAKYLGINFILNQNTTKQKILEQVVFKNEHFLLDAIKSGRPIIVTTAHFGQWEIFGLAVAARFGASSALGRKLDSSVMDKILRANRSQFDVELIDKDGGAKDILKALKARRIVGILVDQNTAPKDGIKVKFFGKDVLHTPAASVLAQKTNALIINAFIYQKEKNLNEIYFEQPIDISTFDKEEAVQKATQMQCSACEAMVRVRPEEYFWFHQRFKRFYENEYKC
- a CDS encoding polysaccharide deacetylase family protein, with protein sequence MNYPVCVLTMHHCNNNENDFAIKPELFKKALLMALDEGYKFINYGQFKDIVASRSKASKKSILLTFDDGYFDNYKFAFPILKELNIPAVCFLITDKIKDFKRQDYDFAFKEHKEIDYEKDGEYFLNLDEIKEMRDSGLFEFDSHTASHFSCKSNDEVKLREEFSSSLAKIKELFPEKQEFGFCFPKGHFNELSLKVVREYYDFAFSVIDGGFCVGDDKFKIRRIDISNNAKSESDYIFRVKKKLFIYSTPVLGNLYSNFRNRGYK
- the rfaQ gene encoding putative lipopolysaccharide heptosyltransferase III, encoding MKILVIKFRNIGDVLLTTPLIENLHHYYPDATIDFALNKGTEAMIEGNPYINKIHIYDRQSANSGFLKKLITEIKFIKAIKKEKYDMAVQTTTGDRGIIISKYAKIKKIVGFLGKNQSINKLLNVKAKYYENFSHTIDHNLNALRALGFEPVSKKVSVFSDESVEHLNLPKRFVHMHLTSRWMFKCANDESMAELIDYCENELGVKVVLTSDNKENELEKLASVLKICKSEPINLGGKLNLKQTIALSKHSSLFIGVDTAIMHIAAANDVPVIAFFGPSNAFEWGPWDNSLMENGYTAQNGIQSMGKHIVYQKDWDFVPCDKEGISKHGIEKTLMDFSDEMPKIKAKIKEILG